In Humulus lupulus chromosome 7, drHumLupu1.1, whole genome shotgun sequence, the following are encoded in one genomic region:
- the LOC133791578 gene encoding uncharacterized protein LOC133791578, producing the protein MAIGGLIEPLHRVVGIGKKIVEVKDRFKHLIDIPGFIHDEYTIKNGYHLLCSGHHRFQWCSEVWGRLNIPKHSVIMWLATLDRLKTKQRLLNFQMVNSSTYLFCDIHEESVTHLFFECHLSKICIKKVKEKMGSSAKSEDLRNLLRWISRAPMSKFHKMVYAAFVAAVVYHIWKARNEVFLLFKVRRIDLIVNNIINDVKNRVQGVMPKTVSSIDREWFDSL; encoded by the coding sequence ATGGCGATTGGTGGGCTCATAGAGCCCCTTCACAGAGTAGTTGGTATTGGAAAAAAAATAGTGGAAGTCAAAGATCGATTCAAACATCTTATTGATATTCCAGGTTTTATTCATGATGAGTATACCATCAAAAATGGTTATCATCTGCTCTGTTCTGGTCATCACCGATTTCAATGGTGTTCAGAAGTGTGGGGAAGGCTGAATATACCAAAGCATAGTGTCATCATGTGGCTAGCTACTCTTGACAGATTAAAGACTAAGCAAAGATTGTTGAATTTCCAgatggtgaactcctcaacctaCTTATTCTGTGATATTCATGAGGAAAGTGTAACTCATCTTTTCTTTGAATGTCATCTTAGTAAGATTTGTATTAAGAAGGTGAAAGAGAAGATGGGTTCGAGTGCAAAATCTGAAGATTTACGCAACCTTTTGAGGTGGATCTCTCGGGCTCCAATGAGTAAGTTTCATAAGATGGTCTATGCGGCTTTTGTTGCTGCGGTGGTTTATCATATTTGGAAAGCAAGGAATGAAgtttttttgttgtttaaggTGAGAAGGATAGATTTAAttgtgaataatattataaatgATGTAAAAAATAGAGTTCAAGGTGTTATGCCTAAAACAGTTAGTAGTATTGACAGGGAATGGTTTGATTCATTGTAA